In Sphingobacterium sp. lm-10, the DNA window GAGAGTTCCACAACATCATCATAGAAGCCAGGAATAGCAATATGATTGTTTTCATCATGTAATGATGCAATCATCTTCGACAGGATGGTAGCAGGATTGGCCACGGCACCACCATACACACCAGAGTGAAGATCACGATTTGGCCCTGTTACCTCCACTTCCACATAAGATAGACCGCGCAGTCCGGTTTCGATGGAAGGCTGCTCCAAACTTATCATAGCCGTATCGGAGATCACAATAACATCTGCACTTAGGCGTTCCTTATTTTCTTTCACGAATGTGCCTAAGTTAGAAGAACCTACTTCCTCTTCGCCCTCGATCATGAACTTGATATTACATGGGAGCTCCTGCTCCGACATCATATATTCAAAGGCTTTTACGTGCATGTAAAATTGCCCTTTGTCATCTGCTGCTCCACGCGCATAAATTTTTCCGTCGCGTACGGTCGGTTCAAAAGGAGGCGTGTCCCACAATTCCAAAGGATCGGCAGGCTGCACATCATAGTGGCCATACACCAATACCGTAGGTAAGTTAGGGTCAATCAATTTTTCTCCATATACAATTGGGTAACCGGCTGTCTCGCATACCTCTACTTTATCTGCTCCCGCGTCCTCCAATTTTTGAGCGACGAAAGCAGCAGTTTTTACCATATCTTCCTTGTATCTGGGATCGGCGCTTACCGACGGGAACCGTAATAGCTCAAATAATT includes these proteins:
- a CDS encoding dipeptidase, yielding MQKIKDYVSANTDRFLAELFELLRFPSVSADPRYKEDMVKTAAFVAQKLEDAGADKVEVCETAGYPIVYGEKLIDPNLPTVLVYGHYDVQPADPLELWDTPPFEPTVRDGKIYARGAADDKGQFYMHVKAFEYMMSEQELPCNIKFMIEGEEEVGSSNLGTFVKENKERLSADVIVISDTAMISLEQPSIETGLRGLSYVEVEVTGPNRDLHSGVYGGAVANPATILSKMIASLHDENNHIAIPGFYDDVVELSDAERKALNEAPFDVEEYKADLGINDIWGEEGYSSIERAGTRPTLEVNGIWGGYIGEGAKTVLPSKAFAKISMRLVPNQNSARITELFQTHFEGLAPKSVKVKVTPHHGGEPVVTPTDSVAYKAAEKALHETFGKMPIPTRGGGSIPIVALFEKELGIKTVLLGFGLDSDNLHSPNEKYGIDNYLKGIETIPLFHKYFTELSK